A stretch of Rhodoferax potami DNA encodes these proteins:
- a CDS encoding DNA internalization-related competence protein ComEC/Rec2: MYATALRLAVWPRTGGAVGLGLMAGMALQLQQATLSAPAVYAAFVLLALVGYAWVASKKIVGLWRHGVAGLSAVALAWGVTGLRAVLFMSQALAPALEGRDILVTGVVADMPQATESGLRFRLRVDAGESGAGVALLDGTPVSVPRLLDVGWYTTGFNLQTQTPELQRTPPALRAGQRWQLPLRLKAPHGGINPHGFDYELYLWTQGVQATGYVRATVSSPVPLLMEQTTAAPVAQLRQWVRDRIQTRVTDPRSAGLLTALVVGDQRAIERSDWDVFRATGISHLVSISGLHITMFAWAATWLVRRGWRTSARLCQWVPASHAAWGMGLLLATAYAVFSGWGVPAQRTCLMLAMVVLLRLQGARWPWPWVALWAAVGVLLWDPWAMLQPGFWLSFVAVMLLFAAGDATNSGAASAGDTRAGGLKGSTLERGWARLRAGAVAMWREQWLITLALAPLVLLWFGQVSLVGLLANVVAIPWVTLVVTPLGLLGVVWPALWTAATGAVVLLYAAMDALAAVPYAALSLPLPPLVPGVLAALGAALLLMPLPRALRMVGLVPVLALLLWRPPVPEPGEFSLLAADVGQGNAVLVQTARHALLFDAGPRYSLESDAGNRVLLPLLKALDVRLDTVLLSHRDIDHVGGAPAVLMMQPQAALLSSLEPQHTLQQLRASQRCESGMRWQWDGVDFEVLHPDAADYEAEPAPKANALSCVLRISNGRQAALLAGDIEAAQEQRLVDDPAMRPLLRADVLLVPHHGSKTSSTDAFLRAVQPRHALVQAGYRNRYGHPAAPVVARYEALGTHLVLSPRCGAARWHSAEPQNVACMREDERHYWAHDVP; the protein is encoded by the coding sequence ATGTACGCCACCGCACTCCGCCTTGCCGTCTGGCCCCGCACTGGCGGTGCTGTGGGGTTGGGGCTGATGGCGGGGATGGCGTTGCAGTTGCAGCAAGCCACGTTGTCAGCGCCTGCGGTTTATGCGGCGTTTGTGCTACTAGCCCTCGTGGGATATGCGTGGGTTGCTAGCAAAAAGATAGTGGGGCTGTGGCGTCATGGTGTGGCAGGCTTGTCCGCAGTGGCGCTGGCTTGGGGGGTGACCGGCTTGCGTGCTGTGCTGTTCATGAGTCAAGCGCTAGCCCCAGCGCTGGAGGGGCGCGACATTCTCGTGACCGGCGTCGTTGCAGATATGCCCCAAGCCACCGAATCGGGGCTCCGTTTCCGGCTACGGGTAGATGCGGGCGAGAGCGGGGCGGGGGTTGCGCTCTTGGATGGCACACCGGTGTCTGTGCCCCGTTTGCTGGACGTGGGGTGGTACACCACCGGCTTCAACCTCCAGACCCAAACACCGGAGCTGCAGCGCACACCGCCTGCTTTGAGAGCCGGCCAGCGCTGGCAGTTGCCTTTGCGGCTGAAGGCGCCGCACGGCGGCATCAATCCCCATGGTTTTGACTACGAGCTGTACCTGTGGACCCAAGGTGTGCAGGCCACCGGCTATGTCCGTGCCACGGTGAGCAGCCCGGTGCCACTGCTGATGGAGCAGACCACGGCCGCGCCTGTGGCACAACTGCGCCAGTGGGTCCGTGACCGGATACAAACCCGGGTCACAGACCCTCGCTCGGCCGGCTTGCTCACCGCGCTGGTGGTGGGGGATCAACGGGCTATTGAGCGTTCGGATTGGGATGTGTTCCGCGCCACAGGGATCAGTCACCTCGTGAGCATTTCGGGTCTGCATATCACGATGTTTGCCTGGGCGGCCACCTGGCTGGTCCGGCGGGGCTGGCGCACATCGGCGCGTTTGTGCCAATGGGTGCCCGCGTCCCACGCGGCGTGGGGCATGGGCTTGTTGTTGGCTACGGCATATGCGGTGTTTTCCGGTTGGGGCGTGCCGGCACAGCGCACCTGCCTGATGCTGGCGATGGTGGTGCTCTTGCGATTGCAGGGCGCCAGATGGCCTTGGCCCTGGGTGGCACTGTGGGCTGCAGTAGGCGTGCTGCTGTGGGACCCTTGGGCCATGTTGCAGCCGGGGTTCTGGCTTAGCTTTGTGGCCGTCATGCTGCTGTTTGCCGCAGGAGATGCTACCAATTCAGGAGCTGCTAGTGCAGGAGATACAAGGGCTGGAGGGCTAAAAGGCTCCACATTGGAGCGCGGCTGGGCCCGGCTCCGCGCAGGCGCGGTGGCGATGTGGCGGGAGCAGTGGCTGATTACCTTGGCCTTGGCGCCGCTGGTGCTGCTGTGGTTCGGGCAAGTGTCGTTGGTAGGGTTGCTGGCCAACGTGGTGGCGATTCCGTGGGTCACGCTGGTGGTGACTCCGCTGGGTTTGTTAGGGGTGGTTTGGCCCGCGCTCTGGACCGCGGCTACCGGCGCGGTCGTACTGCTTTACGCGGCGATGGATGCGCTTGCCGCCGTGCCCTACGCCGCGTTGAGCTTGCCCTTGCCGCCGCTGGTGCCGGGCGTTCTGGCGGCTTTGGGCGCTGCGCTTTTGTTAATGCCCTTGCCCCGTGCCTTGCGGATGGTGGGCTTGGTGCCGGTGTTGGCGCTGCTCCTGTGGCGCCCGCCCGTGCCGGAGCCCGGCGAGTTTTCTTTGCTCGCCGCCGATGTGGGGCAGGGCAATGCGGTGCTGGTGCAGACCGCGCGGCACGCCCTGCTGTTTGATGCGGGCCCACGCTACAGCCTCGAAAGTGACGCGGGCAACCGCGTCTTGCTGCCTCTGCTTAAAGCGCTCGATGTGCGGCTCGACACGGTGTTACTCAGCCACCGTGACATCGACCATGTCGGGGGAGCGCCTGCGGTGCTCATGATGCAGCCGCAGGCCGCCTTGCTGAGTTCGCTGGAGCCACAGCACACGCTGCAACAGCTGCGCGCGTCTCAGCGTTGTGAGTCGGGTATGCGTTGGCAATGGGACGGTGTGGACTTTGAGGTCTTGCACCCTGACGCTGCGGACTATGAGGCCGAGCCTGCCCCCAAAGCCAACGCGCTGTCGTGTGTGCTGCGCATCAGCAACGGGCGCCAAGCCGCGCTGCTCGCAGGCGACATTGAGGCGGCGCAAGAGCAGCGCTTGGTGGACGATCCGGCCATGCGGCCGCTGCTGCGGGCGGATGTGCTTTTGGTGCCGCACCACGGTAGCAAAACTTCCAGCACCGATGCGTTTTTGCGAGCAGTCCAGCCACGCCATGCACTGGTGCAGGCAGGCTACCGCAACCGCTACGGGCACCCTGCTGCGCCCGTCGTCGCGCGCTATGAGGCCTTAGGCACCCATTTGGTGTTATCGCCCCGTTGTGGTGCGGCGCGTTGGCACTCTGCAGAGCCCCAAAATGTGGCGTGTATGCGGGAAGACGAGCGGCATTATTGGGCCCATGATGTGCCATAG
- a CDS encoding circularly permuted type 2 ATP-grasp protein, with product MQKFDEMYTQLPYEFFSKGSQIRDHYKIYDEWLARQPGDMMAKRREEAEMIFRRVGITFAVYGEKDEDGSGTERLIPFDLIPRIIPAHEWSNMEKGLVQRVNALNRFIHDIYHDQEILKAGIVPRDQIEGNAQFRPEMVGVDVPHQIYSHISGIDIVRAPDAKGNGEYYVLEDNLRVPSGVSYMLEDRKMMMRLFPDLFSAHRVAPVAHYPDLLLETLRQSSPATTAEPTVVVLTPGMYNSAYFEHAFLAQQMGVELVEGQDLFVKDNFVYMRTTRGPRRVDVIYRRVDDDFLDPTVFRPTSTLGCAGLINAYRAGNVTICNAVGTGIADDKSIYPYVPKMIEFYLGEKPILNNVPTYMCRNKDDLAYTLANLKDLVVKEVHGAGGYGMLVGPAATKAEIEDFRKAVLANPAGYIAQPTLSLSSCPTFVESGIAPRHIDLRPYVLSGKTVQMVPGGLTRVALKEGSLVVNSSQGGGTKDTWILEEDVPAAPAATAATQSQSQSQTQSA from the coding sequence ATGCAGAAATTTGATGAGATGTACACCCAGCTCCCTTATGAATTTTTCAGCAAGGGCAGCCAGATAAGAGACCACTACAAGATTTACGACGAATGGCTCGCTCGCCAGCCCGGCGACATGATGGCCAAACGCCGTGAAGAAGCGGAAATGATCTTCCGCCGCGTGGGCATTACCTTCGCCGTGTACGGCGAAAAAGACGAGGACGGCTCCGGCACCGAGCGCCTGATCCCGTTTGACCTGATTCCCCGCATCATCCCGGCCCACGAGTGGTCCAACATGGAAAAAGGCTTGGTGCAGCGTGTCAATGCGCTGAACCGCTTTATCCACGACATCTACCACGACCAAGAGATTTTGAAAGCCGGCATCGTGCCGCGCGACCAGATTGAGGGCAACGCCCAGTTCCGCCCCGAGATGGTGGGTGTGGATGTTCCGCACCAGATTTACTCCCATATTTCCGGCATCGACATCGTGCGGGCACCCGACGCCAAGGGCAACGGCGAGTACTACGTGCTCGAAGACAACCTGCGCGTACCCAGCGGCGTGAGCTACATGCTGGAAGACCGCAAGATGATGATGCGGCTCTTCCCAGATCTGTTCAGCGCGCACCGCGTGGCGCCTGTGGCCCATTACCCCGACTTGCTGCTCGAGACCCTGCGCCAGAGCAGCCCCGCCACGACGGCCGAGCCCACCGTGGTGGTGCTCACCCCCGGCATGTACAACAGCGCCTACTTTGAGCACGCCTTCCTCGCCCAGCAAATGGGTGTGGAGCTGGTTGAGGGGCAGGACTTGTTTGTCAAAGACAACTTTGTCTACATGCGCACCACCCGCGGCCCACGCCGCGTAGATGTGATCTACCGCCGTGTGGACGACGACTTCCTGGACCCCACCGTCTTCCGCCCCACGTCCACGCTGGGTTGCGCCGGCCTCATCAACGCCTACCGCGCGGGCAATGTGACCATCTGCAACGCGGTGGGTACCGGTATTGCGGACGACAAGTCCATCTACCCCTATGTGCCCAAGATGATCGAGTTTTACCTCGGTGAGAAACCCATCTTGAACAACGTGCCCACCTATATGTGCCGTAACAAGGATGACCTGGCGTACACCTTGGCCAACTTGAAAGACCTGGTGGTGAAAGAAGTGCACGGTGCCGGCGGCTACGGCATGCTGGTGGGCCCGGCTGCCACCAAGGCCGAGATTGAAGACTTCCGCAAAGCGGTGCTGGCCAACCCCGCCGGCTATATCGCCCAGCCCACATTGAGCTTGTCGAGCTGCCCCACGTTTGTGGAAAGCGGCATCGCACCCCGCCATATCGACCTGCGCCCTTACGTGCTGTCTGGCAAGACCGTGCAGATGGTGCCAGGCGGATTGACCCGCGTGGCCCTGAAAGAAGGCTCGCTGGTCGTCAACAGCAGCCAGGGCGGCGGTACTAAAGATACCTGGATTCTGGAAGAAGACGTGCCTGCGGCTCCTGCCGCAACAGCCGCCACCCAGTCGCAATCCCAATCACAAACACAGTCAGCTTAA
- a CDS encoding alpha-E domain-containing protein produces the protein MLSRTADHLFWMSRYTERAENTARMLDVNYQTSLLPQSQAVAQMGWQGLLSISELLYSYKEKYGEIQAREVMDFMVKDESNPSSIMSCLSAARENARAVRGALTTEVWETQNTTWLEVKRMIKSGDFEKDPSQFFEWVKFRSHLSRGVTVGTMLMDESLHFMRLGTFLERADNTARLVDVKFHAVESDFFGAASEKDQEYDFYHWSAILRSVSAFEIYRKVYRDVIKPERVAELLILKPDMPRSLHASLNEVVGNLALVASNPDSETLRRAGKLRSELQYGRIDEILATGLHAYLTQFLDRVNDLGAHISREFLVPVT, from the coding sequence ATGTTGTCACGCACCGCTGACCACCTGTTCTGGATGTCCCGCTACACCGAGCGGGCCGAAAACACCGCACGCATGCTGGATGTGAACTACCAGACATCGCTGCTCCCCCAATCCCAAGCCGTGGCCCAGATGGGTTGGCAAGGGCTGCTGTCCATCAGTGAGCTGCTGTATTCCTACAAGGAAAAGTACGGCGAAATTCAGGCTCGCGAGGTCATGGACTTCATGGTCAAGGACGAGAGCAATCCGTCCTCCATCATGTCCTGCCTGAGTGCTGCCCGCGAGAACGCGCGTGCGGTGCGCGGGGCGCTGACCACCGAGGTGTGGGAAACGCAAAACACCACTTGGCTCGAAGTCAAACGCATGATCAAGAGCGGAGACTTTGAGAAAGATCCTTCCCAGTTTTTTGAGTGGGTGAAGTTCCGCTCCCACCTCTCTCGCGGAGTGACGGTTGGCACCATGCTGATGGACGAGTCCTTGCACTTCATGCGCTTGGGCACCTTCCTGGAGCGGGCTGACAACACTGCGCGTTTGGTCGACGTGAAGTTTCACGCGGTGGAGAGCGACTTTTTCGGTGCTGCGAGCGAGAAGGATCAGGAGTACGACTTTTATCACTGGAGCGCCATTTTGCGTAGCGTGTCTGCATTTGAGATCTACCGCAAGGTGTACCGCGATGTCATCAAGCCCGAACGCGTGGCCGAGCTGTTGATTCTCAAGCCCGACATGCCCCGCTCGTTGCACGCCAGCCTGAACGAAGTAGTGGGTAACCTGGCTCTCGTGGCCAGCAATCCCGACAGCGAAACCCTGCGCCGCGCTGGCAAGCTGCGCTCGGAGCTGCAATACGGACGTATCGACGAGATTCTGGCCACCGGCCTGCACGCCTACCTGACCCAGTTCCTGGATCGGGTGAATGATCTGGGTGCGCATATCAGTCGCGAATTTCTGGTTCCAGTGACCTGA
- a CDS encoding HDOD domain-containing protein encodes MRVADIDREIETARAEGPLKDIVIQPCPALLSDLRVEVNREDPEPATIARIASRDVAMAAALIKVANSPIYARSRPAATVAEAVALLGISQTVSILTGFLLRETIQVKSPLLEHFWETSTRRAYAMGYIARQMYGVNADIAHTCGLFCNVGIPVMLQGIKGYEATLSHALAQTDKTVTEVENEAHRTDHAVVGAIVAKTWRLSPDVAHAVRLHHDFTVLKDHNIPAKVRTLVAMALLAEHLVALHEGVQQHREWDLHGAECLAHLHVSEEEIEHWQDALHEQFTGPAGF; translated from the coding sequence ATGCGCGTAGCCGATATTGACCGCGAGATTGAGACAGCGCGGGCCGAAGGGCCCCTGAAAGACATCGTCATTCAGCCTTGCCCGGCGCTGTTGTCCGACCTGCGGGTCGAGGTGAATCGCGAAGACCCGGAGCCCGCCACCATTGCCCGCATTGCTTCACGCGATGTGGCCATGGCTGCGGCGCTCATCAAGGTGGCCAACAGCCCCATTTACGCCCGCTCGCGTCCGGCGGCCACCGTGGCAGAAGCTGTTGCCTTGCTGGGCATTTCGCAAACCGTGTCGATCCTCACCGGCTTTTTGTTGCGCGAGACGATTCAGGTCAAGTCACCACTTTTGGAGCATTTTTGGGAAACCTCCACCCGCCGGGCCTATGCCATGGGCTATATCGCCCGGCAGATGTATGGCGTGAATGCGGACATAGCGCACACCTGCGGGCTGTTCTGTAATGTAGGTATTCCTGTCATGTTGCAAGGCATCAAGGGCTACGAGGCCACCTTATCCCACGCATTGGCCCAAACGGACAAAACGGTGACGGAGGTAGAGAACGAAGCCCACCGCACCGACCATGCGGTAGTGGGCGCCATCGTTGCCAAAACCTGGCGCCTCTCGCCCGATGTGGCCCACGCTGTGCGCCTCCACCACGATTTCACGGTGCTCAAAGACCACAATATTCCCGCCAAGGTGCGCACTTTGGTGGCCATGGCCTTGTTGGCTGAACACCTGGTGGCTTTGCATGAAGGAGTGCAGCAGCACCGTGAGTGGGACTTACACGGCGCGGAATGCTTGGCCCATTTGCATGTGAGCGAAGAAGAAATCGAGCACTGGCAAGACGCGCTGCACGAGCAGTTCACCGGCCCGGCCGGCTTCTAA
- a CDS encoding SPOR domain-containing protein yields MATAPTTELDNTDEHSTTALFRAAIGDISNGYYLPRFTRYEAADRPGLSWNWAAALNTLNWLLFRRLWQAALVYSGSIVALALLLFGIGKLVFQFSEGTQWGLLAALGALAFVVPGLGGNALYYLATRQRVQAALTKNQSVSEACEQLSKEASTRKGLIIIAACNLVVAAIAAQSYAMFTGFEPLPAGTPVAVGVVSEGRNFVSGRAIDATAADSVKAAASAPLAAFAASAPSAPASALASTSASTAAAASASLPASAPAPAPTVSAAALAAPPLVTASAAASKPVSTSASAPVPAASSPAKPPLAPASAPRVLPAASAALPAIAKPAAAASAASPPRPAPVALRSAAADLAAREVAASLGQSAPVRPPTQVTSRPAADAAAPAEVPEANRFVVNVGLFADANNARNALVKLMDAELPVVSKEIRFPKGNRTRVQVGPFDTLAEADAAADKVRALELEARVAPVP; encoded by the coding sequence ATGGCCACTGCCCCGACCACTGAACTGGACAACACGGACGAACACTCGACCACTGCGCTGTTCCGCGCGGCCATCGGGGATATCAGCAATGGCTACTACCTGCCCCGCTTCACCCGCTATGAGGCAGCCGACCGACCTGGCCTGAGCTGGAACTGGGCCGCCGCGCTCAACACCCTGAACTGGCTTCTGTTCCGCCGACTGTGGCAAGCAGCCTTGGTCTACAGCGGCAGCATCGTCGCGCTGGCCTTGCTGCTGTTCGGTATCGGCAAGCTGGTGTTCCAGTTTTCTGAAGGCACGCAGTGGGGCCTGCTCGCCGCGTTGGGGGCCTTGGCCTTTGTGGTGCCCGGGCTCGGGGGCAATGCGCTCTATTACCTGGCAACGCGCCAGCGGGTGCAGGCCGCCCTCACCAAAAACCAGTCGGTATCCGAAGCTTGTGAGCAGCTCAGTAAGGAGGCCAGTACCCGCAAAGGGCTGATCATCATCGCAGCCTGCAACTTGGTAGTTGCCGCCATCGCAGCCCAGTCGTATGCCATGTTCACCGGGTTTGAGCCCCTGCCTGCCGGAACACCCGTAGCCGTAGGGGTGGTGTCTGAAGGCCGCAATTTCGTCAGCGGTCGGGCCATCGATGCCACGGCCGCGGACAGTGTCAAAGCTGCTGCCTCGGCACCCTTGGCGGCGTTTGCGGCATCTGCCCCATCGGCCCCCGCGTCTGCATTGGCATCTACATCAGCATCGACTGCTGCCGCAGCCTCGGCATCCTTGCCCGCATCTGCTCCAGCCCCTGCCCCGACCGTCAGCGCTGCTGCACTCGCAGCTCCGCCCCTTGTGACCGCAAGCGCTGCGGCCAGCAAGCCGGTTTCGACAAGCGCGAGCGCGCCGGTGCCGGCCGCATCGTCGCCCGCCAAACCGCCACTCGCCCCCGCATCAGCGCCACGGGTGTTACCTGCTGCGTCTGCTGCATTGCCGGCCATTGCCAAACCTGCTGCTGCCGCCAGTGCCGCCAGCCCTCCTAGGCCCGCCCCGGTGGCCTTGCGCTCGGCGGCTGCGGACTTGGCTGCGCGCGAAGTGGCCGCATCGCTAGGGCAGTCTGCGCCGGTACGGCCGCCAACTCAGGTCACTTCACGCCCTGCTGCCGATGCCGCTGCACCTGCAGAAGTACCCGAGGCCAACCGTTTCGTGGTGAATGTGGGTCTGTTCGCCGATGCGAACAACGCACGCAATGCGCTGGTCAAACTAATGGACGCTGAGCTGCCCGTGGTGAGCAAGGAAATCCGCTTCCCCAAAGGCAATCGCACCCGTGTGCAAGTCGGCCCCTTCGATACTCTGGCCGAAGCCGATGCCGCGGCCGACAAAGTCCGCGCCCTGGAACTCGAAGCCCGCGTCGCCCCCGTACCCTAG
- the mltB gene encoding lytic murein transglycosylase B, with protein MAASNPKHTKSKPARNAVKPALPEGTAYGDRADVMRLADDIAQRRNLDAEWVRSTLSKARMLPSVVRAITPPAVGTPKNWALYRSRFVEPIRIRAGVKFWLANQETLARAEAQTGVPASIIVGIIGVETIYGQQLGNYRVIDALTTLALDFPDAHPRKTDRQAYFLSELEAYLSLTQRTGTDPTALRGSYAGAMGWPQFMPSSWVKYGIDFDNDSRVDLFHSQADVIGSVANYFQAFKWKPGMPTHYPVQFEVARLDMPTLMAPDILPTFSPAAMQEKGVILPAAALSHPGPLALVELQNGADAPTYVAGTENFYAITRYNWSSYYAMAVIDLGQAVAQALQAQTGVPK; from the coding sequence ATGGCCGCATCCAACCCAAAACACACCAAAAGCAAGCCTGCTCGCAATGCCGTGAAGCCGGCTCTGCCCGAAGGCACCGCCTACGGTGATCGCGCCGACGTCATGCGGCTGGCCGATGACATTGCACAGCGCCGCAACCTGGATGCAGAGTGGGTCCGCAGCACCCTGTCCAAGGCGCGCATGTTGCCCTCGGTGGTCCGGGCTATTACCCCACCGGCCGTGGGCACTCCGAAAAACTGGGCGCTCTACCGCAGCCGCTTTGTCGAGCCGATCCGTATCCGTGCAGGCGTCAAGTTCTGGCTCGCTAACCAAGAAACATTGGCACGCGCTGAGGCGCAAACCGGTGTGCCCGCCAGCATCATCGTGGGCATCATCGGGGTGGAAACCATTTATGGTCAGCAGCTGGGCAACTACCGGGTGATCGATGCGCTCACTACCCTGGCACTGGACTTTCCAGACGCACACCCCCGCAAAACAGACCGGCAAGCGTATTTTTTGAGTGAGCTGGAGGCCTACCTCAGCCTCACCCAACGCACCGGCACTGACCCCACGGCCTTGCGTGGCAGCTATGCAGGCGCCATGGGCTGGCCCCAGTTCATGCCCTCGAGCTGGGTGAAATACGGTATCGACTTTGACAACGACAGCCGGGTCGACCTGTTTCACAGCCAGGCGGACGTCATAGGCTCGGTGGCCAATTATTTCCAGGCGTTCAAATGGAAGCCGGGAATGCCCACCCATTACCCCGTGCAATTTGAGGTGGCCCGCCTCGATATGCCCACCCTCATGGCGCCCGACATATTGCCCACCTTCAGCCCTGCCGCCATGCAGGAAAAAGGAGTCATCCTCCCGGCCGCAGCCCTCAGCCACCCTGGCCCTCTGGCGCTGGTCGAACTGCAAAATGGCGCAGACGCCCCCACCTATGTGGCCGGCACCGAAAACTTTTACGCCATCACCCGCTACAACTGGAGCAGCTATTACGCGATGGCGGTGATTGACCTCGGACAGGCCGTGGCCCAAGCCTTGCAGGCGCAGACAGGCGTGCCAAAATAA